A DNA window from Oncorhynchus clarkii lewisi isolate Uvic-CL-2024 unplaced genomic scaffold, UVic_Ocla_1.0 unplaced_contig_389_pilon_pilon, whole genome shotgun sequence contains the following coding sequences:
- the LOC139395371 gene encoding zinc finger protein 180-like, whose product HSLQTSIVVQHLGYAVGITFYSGFPLLWAFNQLSDFVVHTGERRDYRGSSGEPQQPHDTEEAEKSLSRSEHLKKHQQRPTGKRTHCCSDCGKRFTSSGIKIHQRTHTGERPYNCVHCGKSFTQSTSLISHQRIHTGDKPYSCGQCVKSFTSSGSLTQHQRTHTGERPYNCVQCGKSFTQSTSLISHQRIHTGDKPYSCGQCGKRCTSSGHLTLHQRIHTGEKPYSCGQCGKSFGRSGQLTIHQRTHTGENPYHCAQCGKRCTSSGNLTLHQRIHTGEKPYSCGQCGKSFGQSCSLTLHQRIHTGEKPYSCGQCGKSFGQSGHLTSHQRTHTGEKPYSCDQCYKRYSDKRSLIKHQKIHT is encoded by the coding sequence cattcattacagacatcaattgttgtacaacatctTGGCTATgctgttggcatcaccttttacagtggatttccgctgttgtgggcctttaatcaactgtctgactttgttgttcacacaggagagagacgggactatcgtggatcctctggggagcctcaacaacctcatgatactgaagaggcagagaagagtctctccagatcagaacacctcaagaaacaccagcagagacccacagggaagagaactcactgctgctctgactgtgggaagagattcacctcatcaggcattaaaattcatcagagaacacacacaggagagagaccttatAACTGTGTtcattgtgggaagagttttactcagtcaaccagcctgatatcacaccagagaatacacacaggagataaaccttatagctgtggtcaatgtgtgAAAAGTTTTACATCATCtggctctctgactcaacaccagagaacacacacaggagagagaccttatAACTGtgttcaatgtgggaagagttttactcagtcaaccagcctgatatcacaccagagaatacacacaggagataaaccttatagctgtggtcaatgtgggaagagatgtACTTCATCTGGCcatctgactctacaccagagaatacacacaggagagaaaccttacagctgtggtcaatgtgggaagagttttggtcgATCTGGCCAGCTGacaatacaccagagaacacacacaggagaaaatccTTACCACTGTGCacaatgtgggaagagatgtACTTCATCTGGCaatctgactctacaccagagaatacacacaggagagaaaccttatagctgtggtcaatgtgggaagagttttggtcaatCTTGCTCTCTGACTCttcaccagagaatacacacaggagagaaaccttatagctgtggtcaatgtgggaagagttttggtcaatCTGGCCATCtgacatcacaccagagaacacacacaggagagaaaccttatagctgtgatcaatgttacAAGAGATACTCagataaaagatctctgatcaaacatcagaaaatacatacatga